The proteins below come from a single Thermopolyspora flexuosa genomic window:
- the pstB gene encoding phosphate ABC transporter ATP-binding protein PstB: MTAPQVGVTGARVPSTPEPLDPVFTVSGLTVHYGDYAAVRDVNMVIGRREITAMIGPSGCGKSTVLRCFNRMNDLIPGARVSGTILYHDEDVYGEHVDPIEVRRRIGMVFQKPNPFPKSIYDNIAYGPRVNGMKGNLDDIVEEALTKAALWDEVKDKLKQNALSLSGGQQQRLCIARTIAVKPEVILMDEPCSALDPIATTKIEDLMQELAREYTIVIVTHNMQQAARVSERTAFFTAEVDENGQRYGRLVEFDQTSRIFTNPRDKRTEDYITGRFG, translated from the coding sequence ATGACCGCGCCCCAGGTCGGCGTCACCGGCGCCCGGGTGCCCAGCACGCCCGAGCCGCTCGACCCGGTGTTCACCGTCTCCGGCCTCACCGTGCACTACGGCGACTACGCCGCGGTGCGCGACGTCAACATGGTGATCGGCCGCCGGGAGATCACCGCGATGATCGGTCCGTCCGGGTGCGGCAAGAGCACGGTGCTGCGCTGCTTCAACCGGATGAACGACCTCATCCCCGGGGCCCGCGTCTCCGGCACGATCCTCTACCACGACGAGGACGTGTACGGCGAGCACGTGGACCCGATCGAGGTGCGCCGCCGCATCGGCATGGTGTTCCAGAAGCCGAACCCGTTCCCCAAGTCGATCTACGACAACATCGCCTACGGCCCGCGGGTCAACGGCATGAAGGGGAACCTGGACGACATCGTCGAGGAGGCGCTCACCAAGGCGGCGCTCTGGGACGAGGTCAAGGACAAGCTCAAGCAGAACGCGCTGTCGCTCTCCGGCGGCCAGCAGCAGCGGCTCTGCATCGCCCGCACGATCGCGGTGAAGCCCGAGGTGATCCTCATGGACGAGCCGTGCTCCGCGCTCGACCCGATCGCCACCACCAAGATCGAGGACCTGATGCAGGAGCTGGCCCGCGAGTACACGATCGTGATCGTCACCCACAACATGCAGCAGGCGGCCCGGGTCTCCGAGCGCACCGCCTTCTTCACCGCGGAGGTCGACGAGAACGGTCAGCGGTACGGCCGGCTGGTGGAGTTCGACCAGACGAGCCGGATCTTCACCAATCCCCGCGACAAGCGCACCGAGGACTACATCACGGGTCGATTCGGCTGA
- a CDS encoding low molecular weight protein-tyrosine-phosphatase, whose product MSVDGAGDRAGTARPYRICLVCLGNICRSPMAEVVLRDVLERRGLGDVVVVDSAGTGGWHVGEPMDERAAATLAAAGYDGSRHRARRFEPEWFAERDLVLAMDRDNLRTLRRLAPEGADVRLLRSFDPDAPEDAEVPDPYYGGREGFVRVLEMIEAAAEGVAEHAARAVGRAPERR is encoded by the coding sequence ATGTCCGTGGACGGTGCCGGGGACCGGGCCGGTACGGCACGGCCGTACCGCATCTGCCTGGTGTGCCTGGGCAACATCTGCCGGTCGCCGATGGCCGAGGTGGTGCTCCGGGACGTGCTCGAGCGGCGCGGCCTGGGCGACGTGGTGGTCGTGGACAGCGCCGGGACCGGCGGCTGGCACGTGGGGGAGCCGATGGACGAGCGGGCCGCGGCGACGCTCGCCGCCGCCGGGTACGACGGCTCCCGGCACCGGGCGCGGCGGTTCGAGCCGGAATGGTTCGCCGAGCGGGACCTGGTGCTGGCGATGGACCGGGACAACCTGCGCACGCTGCGGCGGCTCGCGCCCGAGGGCGCGGACGTGCGGCTGCTGCGGTCCTTCGACCCGGACGCGCCCGAGGACGCCGAGGTGCCCGACCCGTACTACGGCGGCCGCGAGGGCTTCGTCCGCGTGCTGGAGATGATCGAGGCCGCGGCGGAGGGCGTGGCCGAGCACGCCGCCCGGGCCGTGGGCCGCGCGCCGGAACGGCGGTGA
- the pstA gene encoding phosphate ABC transporter permease PstA, whose translation MTLLTTPKTAVRLAAKGRPLREHLFKVALVASLVIALGFLALVLYSMVSKGLGRFDSRLWENMPSIRRPEAAGAQSAIVGTMWLVGLTAVMALPTGILAAIYLEEYADRTRWYNRVIELNIQNLAAIPSIIYGILALGIIARVLGLGFGVLTGAMALSLLVLPIVIIAAREAIRAVPPSIREGSLALGATQWQTIYRQVLPAAIPGIATGAILALSRAIGEAAPLIVLGAATFVPFNPSSVFDRFSALPVQIYFWITQSREEFHLLAAAAIVILLALLLLMNSAAILLRNRYQKRY comes from the coding sequence GTGACGCTCCTCACCACGCCGAAGACCGCGGTACGGCTCGCCGCCAAGGGGCGGCCGCTGCGCGAGCACCTGTTCAAAGTCGCCCTGGTGGCGAGCCTCGTCATCGCGCTCGGGTTCCTCGCCCTGGTGCTCTACTCGATGGTCTCCAAGGGCCTCGGGCGGTTCGACTCCCGGCTGTGGGAGAACATGCCGTCGATCCGGCGGCCGGAGGCGGCGGGCGCGCAGTCCGCGATCGTGGGCACGATGTGGCTGGTCGGGCTCACCGCGGTCATGGCCCTGCCCACCGGCATCCTCGCCGCGATCTACCTGGAGGAGTACGCCGACCGGACCCGCTGGTACAACCGGGTGATCGAGCTCAACATCCAGAACCTCGCCGCGATCCCCTCGATCATCTACGGCATCCTGGCGCTGGGCATCATCGCCCGGGTGCTCGGCCTCGGGTTCGGCGTGCTCACCGGGGCGATGGCGCTCTCCCTGCTCGTGCTGCCCATCGTGATCATCGCGGCGCGGGAGGCGATCCGGGCGGTCCCGCCGTCGATCCGGGAGGGCTCGCTCGCCCTCGGCGCGACCCAGTGGCAGACCATCTACCGGCAGGTGCTGCCCGCCGCGATCCCCGGCATCGCGACCGGCGCGATCCTCGCGCTGTCCCGGGCGATCGGCGAGGCCGCGCCGCTGATCGTGCTCGGCGCGGCGACGTTCGTGCCGTTCAACCCGTCGAGCGTGTTCGACCGGTTCTCCGCGCTTCCGGTGCAGATCTACTTCTGGATCACCCAGTCCCGGGAGGAGTTCCACCTGCTCGCCGCGGCCGCGATCGTGATCCTGCTCGCGCTGCTGCTGCTGATGAACTCGGCGGCGATCCTGCTGCGCAACCGGTACCAGAAGCGCTACTGA
- a CDS encoding class F sortase, with translation MALALAASVAVGLAGVAVPVAPARAAGAVPHRPDPPVLAGPPAAAFDEPPAADFDEPPAVAFAEPAAVDAEADIGAVPVAGADATTTTVVGPGPRARAKAGAKTSAKADAKAGAKTGPKAGTRNGAEADAAAKAKQGAKAKPARRVLHMRYSVPVRIRIPSIRVNAPLMKLGLDRRGRLQTPPLSKPGVAGWYVGSASPGQIGPAVVVGHMDTRTGPAVFFRLRRLKPGARIYIDRRDGSTAVFEARKRIRVPKTRFPTDAVYGDIGNAGLRLITCGGAFDHRTRHYRDNIIVFARLVRAINHRSA, from the coding sequence ATGGCGCTGGCGCTGGCCGCGTCCGTGGCCGTCGGGCTCGCCGGCGTCGCCGTACCGGTCGCCCCGGCGCGGGCGGCGGGCGCCGTACCGCACCGGCCGGATCCGCCGGTGCTCGCGGGGCCGCCCGCGGCGGCCTTCGACGAGCCACCCGCGGCGGACTTCGACGAGCCGCCCGCGGTGGCGTTCGCGGAGCCGGCCGCGGTGGACGCCGAGGCCGACATCGGGGCCGTCCCGGTCGCCGGGGCCGACGCGACCACCACGACGGTCGTCGGCCCGGGCCCGCGGGCGCGCGCCAAGGCGGGCGCGAAGACGTCCGCCAAGGCGGACGCGAAAGCCGGCGCGAAGACCGGCCCGAAGGCGGGCACGAGGAACGGCGCCGAAGCCGACGCGGCGGCGAAGGCGAAGCAGGGCGCGAAGGCGAAGCCCGCGCGCAGGGTCCTGCACATGCGGTACTCGGTTCCGGTCCGGATCCGGATCCCGTCCATCAGGGTCAACGCGCCGCTGATGAAGCTCGGGCTCGACCGCAGGGGCAGGCTCCAGACGCCGCCGCTCAGCAAACCCGGCGTCGCCGGCTGGTACGTGGGCAGCGCGAGCCCCGGGCAGATCGGCCCGGCCGTGGTGGTGGGCCACATGGACACCCGCACCGGCCCGGCCGTGTTCTTCCGGCTCCGCCGGCTCAAGCCCGGCGCGCGGATCTACATCGATCGGCGCGACGGCAGCACCGCCGTCTTCGAGGCGCGCAAGCGCATCCGGGTGCCGAAGACGCGATTTCCCACCGACGCGGTGTACGGCGACATCGGCAACGCGGGGCTGCGGCTCATCACCTGCGGCGGGGCGTTCGACCACCGCACCCGGCACTACCGGGACAACATCATCGTGTTCGCCCGGCTGGTGCGGGCGATCAATCACCGATCCGCTTGA
- a CDS encoding fructosamine kinase family protein: MSADVRIVADLGRSHRWTLHRGVLPDGRRVFVKRGADFASEAAGLRWLGEAGAVAVPEVIECAGDRLVLEWIDEGAPSDEAAERFGRDLARLHRAGAESYGAPWPGWIAELPMDNTPADDWPAFYAEQRLRPFLRLARDRGHLSGADVRLVESVIDELPELAGPPEPPSRIHGDLWSGNVLWSRDRGAVLIDPAAHGGHRETDLAMLALFGAPRLDRILGAYREEAPLADGWRARVPLHQLHPLLVHVCLFGEAYRGSLLEAAGRALAR, encoded by the coding sequence GTGAGCGCCGACGTGCGGATCGTCGCCGACCTCGGCCGCAGCCACCGCTGGACGCTGCACCGGGGCGTGTTGCCCGACGGCCGGCGGGTGTTCGTCAAACGGGGCGCCGACTTCGCCTCCGAGGCGGCCGGGCTGCGCTGGCTCGGCGAGGCCGGCGCGGTCGCGGTGCCGGAGGTGATCGAGTGCGCCGGCGACCGGCTCGTGCTCGAGTGGATCGACGAGGGCGCGCCGAGCGACGAGGCCGCCGAGCGGTTCGGGCGGGACCTCGCCCGGCTGCACCGGGCCGGGGCGGAGTCGTACGGCGCGCCGTGGCCGGGCTGGATCGCCGAGCTGCCCATGGACAACACCCCGGCCGACGACTGGCCGGCGTTCTACGCCGAGCAGCGACTCCGGCCGTTTCTGCGGCTCGCGCGTGACCGTGGCCATTTGTCCGGCGCGGACGTCCGGCTGGTCGAATCGGTCATCGATGAATTGCCGGAATTGGCGGGACCGCCGGAGCCGCCGAGCCGAATTCACGGCGACCTGTGGAGCGGGAACGTGTTGTGGTCGCGGGACCGCGGGGCGGTGCTCATCGATCCGGCCGCGCACGGCGGGCACCGCGAGACCGACCTCGCGATGCTCGCGCTGTTCGGCGCGCCGCGGCTGGACCGCATTCTCGGCGCCTACCGGGAGGAGGCGCCGCTCGCCGACGGGTGGCGGGCGCGGGTGCCGCTCCACCAGCTGCATCCGCTGCTCGTGCACGTCTGCCTGTTCGGCGAGGCGTACCGCGGCAGCCTGCTCGAGGCGGCCGGGCGGGCCCTCGCCCGATGA
- the hisN gene encoding histidinol-phosphatase, with protein sequence MTAYSDDLRLAHELADAADAITMRRFLAGDLQVETKPDLSPVSDADRAVEQAVRELIGKARPGDAVVGEEYGETGSGARSWMIDPIDGTKNFVRGVPVWATLIALLEHGRVVVGVVSAPALGRRWWAARGEGAWTGPGLASARRCRVSSVRDLADASLSFSSLYGWEEKGRLDAFLDLTRTVWRTRAYGDFWSHVMVAEGSVDVSAEPELSPWDMAAITVIVEEAGGTWSALSGAADVAGGSMVCTNGLLHDEVLKRIGD encoded by the coding sequence GTGACCGCATACAGTGACGATCTTCGGCTGGCGCACGAGCTCGCGGACGCCGCCGACGCCATCACCATGCGCCGGTTCCTCGCCGGCGACCTGCAGGTGGAGACGAAGCCGGACCTTTCCCCGGTGAGCGACGCCGACCGGGCGGTCGAGCAGGCCGTACGGGAGCTGATCGGCAAGGCCCGGCCCGGCGACGCCGTGGTCGGCGAGGAGTACGGCGAGACCGGGTCCGGCGCGCGCTCCTGGATGATCGACCCGATCGACGGCACGAAGAACTTCGTCCGGGGCGTGCCGGTGTGGGCGACGCTCATCGCCCTGCTGGAGCACGGCCGGGTCGTGGTCGGCGTGGTCTCCGCCCCGGCGCTGGGGCGGCGCTGGTGGGCGGCGCGCGGCGAGGGCGCGTGGACCGGGCCCGGCCTCGCCTCGGCGCGGCGGTGCCGGGTGTCCTCGGTACGCGACCTCGCGGACGCCTCGCTGTCGTTCTCCAGCCTCTACGGCTGGGAGGAGAAGGGCCGGCTCGACGCGTTCCTCGACCTCACCCGGACCGTGTGGCGGACCCGGGCGTACGGCGACTTCTGGTCACACGTGATGGTCGCCGAGGGCTCCGTCGACGTGTCGGCGGAGCCCGAGCTGTCCCCGTGGGACATGGCGGCCATCACGGTGATCGTCGAGGAGGCCGGCGGCACCTGGTCCGCCCTGTCCGGCGCGGCGGACGTGGCGGGCGGGAGCATGGTGTGCACCAACGGGCTGCTCCACGACGAGGTGCTCAAGCGGATCGGTGATTGA
- a CDS encoding serine hydrolase has translation MRLSTVALTALVVGWTFLCGHPPPTPGQGARSAPVAARAAKAATAATPVAYRPSYLLRSWATLTRAGGKTQLRSPPRRQRHALDAARLTRALDRHLAGWPGRLSAAAADLGTGRGFRYHADERMITASTVKVEILMGLLLTAPWRELGAHTRRLADLMIRASDNRATDRLWELLGYAAGLNRVSWAFGLRHTGAVDGRCVDLYCWGVVRTTAADQVRLMRLLATGAGPLAAADRAAVLSLMRRVLPGQRWGVSAGACPGDTVALKNGWLRRIHNHLWVIASVGLISRHGRHYAIAVLSEGSATMADGVARVERVARTIMTALRGGCGPTAGAPVRRAAAGRAVPGGQSAGATSR, from the coding sequence TTGAGACTGTCGACTGTGGCGCTGACCGCCCTGGTCGTGGGGTGGACGTTCCTGTGCGGCCACCCGCCCCCCACCCCGGGGCAGGGCGCGCGGTCCGCACCGGTCGCGGCCCGGGCCGCCAAGGCCGCGACGGCCGCCACCCCGGTGGCGTACCGGCCGTCCTACCTGCTGCGCTCCTGGGCCACCCTGACCCGGGCGGGCGGCAAGACCCAGCTGCGCAGCCCGCCGAGGCGGCAACGGCACGCGCTCGACGCCGCGCGGCTCACCCGCGCGCTCGACCGTCACCTCGCCGGATGGCCGGGCCGGCTCTCCGCCGCGGCCGCCGACCTGGGCACCGGCCGCGGCTTCCGCTACCACGCCGACGAGCGCATGATCACGGCGAGCACGGTGAAGGTCGAGATCCTCATGGGGCTGCTGCTCACCGCGCCGTGGCGGGAGCTCGGCGCGCACACCCGGCGGCTCGCCGACCTGATGATCCGGGCCAGCGACAACCGGGCCACCGACCGGCTGTGGGAGCTCCTCGGGTACGCCGCCGGGCTCAACCGGGTGAGCTGGGCGTTCGGCCTGCGGCACACCGGCGCGGTGGACGGCCGCTGCGTCGACCTGTACTGCTGGGGCGTGGTCCGCACCACGGCCGCCGACCAGGTACGGCTCATGCGGCTGCTGGCCACCGGGGCCGGCCCGCTCGCCGCGGCGGACCGCGCGGCCGTGCTCTCCCTCATGCGCCGCGTGCTGCCCGGCCAGCGGTGGGGCGTGTCGGCCGGGGCGTGCCCGGGCGACACGGTCGCCCTGAAGAACGGCTGGCTGCGCCGTATCCACAACCACCTGTGGGTGATCGCCAGCGTCGGGCTCATCTCCCGGCACGGCAGGCACTACGCGATCGCCGTGCTGAGCGAGGGCAGCGCCACGATGGCCGACGGGGTCGCGCGGGTCGAGCGCGTGGCGCGCACCATCATGACGGCCCTGCGCGGCGGATGCGGGCCGACCGCCGGGGCCCCCGTACGGCGCGCCGCCGCCGGGCGCGCCGTACCCGGCGGTCAGTCCGCCGGCGCGACGAGCCGGTAG
- a CDS encoding response regulator transcription factor, with product MADPDVRLIKELASALQAEGVEVTGVADGAQALLRTGALQPDVVLVSATLTVVDAVDFVRAVRHVQGVPVLLGVGEGDAERAVRALAAGATACVARPYRVPELLPLVQGACIGEPRRERTVLTVGHVELDVTAYQVRVGGDVVHLPLREFELLHFLMRNAGRTVTREQIMRHVWHSEENLSTNTIAVHVKRLRRRLRDHEDRLIQTVRGVGYRLVAPAD from the coding sequence GTGGCCGATCCGGACGTCAGGCTGATCAAGGAGCTCGCCTCGGCGCTGCAGGCCGAGGGGGTGGAGGTCACCGGCGTCGCCGACGGCGCCCAGGCCCTGCTGCGGACGGGCGCGCTCCAGCCCGACGTGGTGCTGGTGAGCGCGACCCTGACCGTCGTCGACGCGGTCGACTTCGTGCGCGCGGTACGGCACGTGCAGGGCGTGCCGGTGCTGCTCGGCGTCGGCGAGGGGGACGCCGAGCGGGCGGTGCGCGCCCTGGCCGCCGGGGCGACCGCGTGCGTGGCGCGGCCGTACCGCGTGCCCGAGCTGCTGCCGCTGGTCCAGGGCGCCTGCATCGGCGAGCCGAGAAGGGAGCGGACCGTGCTCACCGTCGGACACGTCGAGCTCGACGTCACCGCCTACCAGGTGCGGGTGGGCGGTGACGTGGTGCACCTTCCGCTGCGCGAGTTCGAGCTGCTGCACTTCCTCATGCGCAACGCGGGCCGCACGGTCACCCGCGAGCAGATCATGCGGCACGTGTGGCACTCGGAGGAGAACCTGTCCACGAACACGATCGCGGTGCACGTCAAGCGGCTCCGCCGGCGGCTGCGCGACCACGAGGACAGGCTCATCCAGACGGTGCGCGGCGTGGGCTACCGGCTCGTCGCGCCGGCGGACTGA
- the pstC gene encoding phosphate ABC transporter permease subunit PstC — MERSSRAAAAPGMRLGRSRPRYGESVVKAVLLLAALVSIATTVGIIASLLSPTIEFFAEVDIVEFVTGTSWGPGFKPPAFGVLPLVVSTVVITLIAVLVAVPLGLLAAIYLSEYASKRVRKVIKPTLEVLAGIPTVVLGFFALTVVTPFLREWTPFDVSFKNGLSAGIVVGIMIIPLVASLAEDAMSAVPNGLREGAFALGSSRMVTSLRVVFPAALSGIIAGVILAVSRAFGETMIVVVAAGSNPSLTVNPLQEMVTFASYIAQAASGDIPVGSTVYKAVFAVGSLLFVTTFVLNYISARIVRRFREVYE, encoded by the coding sequence ATGGAGCGGTCCTCCCGTGCCGCGGCCGCCCCGGGCATGCGCCTGGGGCGGTCCCGCCCGCGTTACGGCGAGTCGGTCGTGAAGGCGGTGCTGCTCCTGGCCGCCCTGGTGTCGATCGCCACCACGGTCGGGATCATCGCCTCGCTGCTGTCCCCCACGATCGAGTTCTTCGCCGAGGTCGACATCGTCGAGTTCGTCACCGGCACGAGCTGGGGCCCCGGCTTCAAGCCGCCTGCGTTCGGCGTGCTGCCGCTGGTGGTCAGCACGGTGGTGATCACGCTCATCGCCGTGCTGGTGGCGGTCCCGCTCGGCCTGCTCGCCGCGATCTACCTGTCGGAGTACGCCTCGAAGCGGGTCCGCAAGGTGATCAAGCCGACCCTCGAGGTGCTCGCCGGCATTCCCACGGTGGTGCTCGGCTTCTTCGCGCTCACCGTGGTCACGCCGTTCCTGCGGGAGTGGACGCCGTTCGACGTGAGCTTCAAGAACGGCCTGTCCGCGGGCATCGTCGTGGGCATCATGATCATTCCGCTGGTGGCCTCGCTCGCCGAGGACGCGATGTCGGCGGTGCCGAACGGGCTCCGCGAGGGCGCGTTCGCGCTCGGCTCCTCGCGCATGGTCACCTCGCTGCGCGTGGTGTTCCCCGCGGCGCTCTCCGGCATCATCGCCGGGGTCATCCTCGCCGTCTCCCGGGCGTTCGGCGAGACGATGATCGTGGTCGTCGCCGCCGGCTCGAACCCCTCCCTCACCGTCAACCCGCTGCAGGAGATGGTCACCTTCGCCTCCTACATCGCGCAGGCGGCCTCCGGTGACATCCCGGTCGGGTCGACGGTGTACAAGGCGGTGTTCGCGGTCGGCTCGCTGCTGTTCGTCACCACCTTCGTGCTCAACTACATCAGCGCCCGGATCGTGCGCCGCTTCCGGGAGGTCTACGAGTGA
- a CDS encoding PstS family phosphate ABC transporter substrate-binding protein, whose product MTSGQRRLSAMTAATFLIALTAACGGGGGTDTPRTEETGGGAAAQQLSGQINSDGSSTVGPLTTAAYEFFAEQQPQVQVAVGTSGTGGGFEKFCNGETDIQNASRPIKDEEKAACAAKGITYTELTVATDALTVVVNKENTWAKCLTVEQLKKMWEPAAEGKVKSWKDVDPKFPDEPLALAGPGTDSGTFDYFTDEINGEEGASRKDYSASENDNDIVAAVAGAKGGLGYFGFTYFEENQDKLAAVEIDAGNGCVAPSVQTAQDGSYTPLSRPLFVYVKNESMKRPEVKAFVEFYANNINRIATDAKFIPLNAEQEAKLKSAVQALSAS is encoded by the coding sequence GTGACCAGTGGACAGCGCCGCCTGAGCGCGATGACCGCGGCGACCTTCCTCATCGCCCTGACGGCCGCCTGCGGTGGCGGCGGGGGCACCGACACCCCCCGGACCGAGGAGACGGGCGGCGGCGCCGCGGCGCAGCAGCTGAGCGGCCAGATCAACTCCGACGGCTCCAGCACCGTCGGCCCGCTCACCACCGCCGCGTACGAGTTCTTCGCCGAGCAGCAGCCGCAGGTGCAGGTGGCGGTCGGCACCTCCGGCACCGGCGGCGGCTTCGAGAAGTTCTGCAACGGTGAGACCGACATCCAGAACGCCTCGCGGCCGATCAAGGACGAGGAGAAGGCCGCCTGCGCGGCGAAGGGCATCACCTACACGGAGCTGACCGTCGCCACCGACGCCCTCACGGTCGTGGTGAACAAGGAGAACACCTGGGCCAAGTGCCTCACGGTGGAGCAGCTGAAGAAGATGTGGGAGCCCGCCGCCGAGGGCAAGGTCAAGAGCTGGAAGGACGTCGACCCGAAGTTCCCGGACGAGCCGCTCGCCCTCGCCGGGCCGGGCACCGACTCGGGCACCTTCGACTACTTCACCGACGAGATCAACGGCGAGGAGGGCGCGAGCCGCAAGGACTACAGCGCCTCGGAGAACGACAACGACATCGTCGCCGCGGTGGCCGGCGCCAAGGGCGGCCTCGGCTACTTCGGGTTCACCTACTTCGAGGAGAACCAGGACAAGCTCGCCGCGGTCGAGATCGACGCGGGCAACGGCTGCGTCGCCCCGAGCGTGCAGACCGCACAGGACGGCAGCTACACCCCGCTCTCCCGGCCGCTGTTCGTCTACGTCAAGAACGAGTCGATGAAGCGTCCCGAGGTGAAGGCGTTCGTGGAGTTCTACGCGAACAACATCAACCGGATCGCGACCGACGCGAAGTTCATCCCGCTCAACGCCGAGCAGGAGGCGAAGCTCAAGTCCGCCGTCCAGGCCCTCTCGGCGAGCTGA
- a CDS encoding substrate-binding and VWA domain-containing protein, whose protein sequence is MSGRHHGQELAVRWDRGGPQHRRKNGQVRTIAGVVAGASLLIATAVGAYTLASGPTCDQRFQLDVVAAAEIQPVLDEVARGFEAEHACVSIETRIRPPVDVAESIANMADRPDVWVPDASLWVDYANLRAQDGDEEAPGDEGTAEQVNRTELLQPMLDKGRSIARSPVILGAAPGTEEKLRKDGEPSWTMLIPGTAERKRLGDTMVVRLPTPGQYASGLAALNVLDAVADLRPELMDAVRDAAFELRDSMIADERTLFDVFAKDAEDDDKDKKDKKDKDKDAKEYIVVASEQAIWRYNRSTTDNRVIGVYPAEGALALDYPYVVTSTTATGRRLAQQFFQALTSPAGQEAIRAAGFRTPDGKGGPSLSSRTGLRAKEPTRIPNPDAATTLRGLLQARLIVADTRALLLIDVSGSMDRKVPGTKLTRAKAIVRLAEEGVQALPKGSEVGLWVFASKLDGDKDYRELVPIAPLDEKVDGRTHKDAVIEELRRLPRKTKGDTGLYDSVLAAFRAAAENPVPNKLTSIVVFTDGKNEDDDGISLKELLSTLRREFEPTQPVTVSIVGYGRGIEYDELRQIAAATNGVAKVAKDFDEAERIFLSLIAQRACMECEDGQASDSDG, encoded by the coding sequence GTGAGTGGTAGGCACCATGGTCAGGAGCTCGCCGTCCGATGGGATCGGGGTGGTCCGCAGCATCGCCGCAAGAACGGCCAGGTCCGGACGATCGCCGGTGTCGTCGCCGGGGCGAGCCTGCTCATCGCGACGGCCGTCGGCGCCTACACCCTCGCCAGCGGGCCTACCTGTGACCAGCGGTTTCAGCTTGACGTGGTAGCGGCCGCCGAGATCCAGCCGGTGCTGGACGAGGTCGCGCGCGGCTTCGAGGCGGAGCACGCCTGCGTGTCGATCGAGACGCGTATCCGGCCCCCGGTCGACGTCGCCGAGAGCATCGCGAACATGGCCGACCGCCCCGACGTGTGGGTGCCCGACGCCTCGCTCTGGGTCGACTACGCCAACCTGCGGGCGCAGGACGGCGACGAGGAGGCGCCGGGGGACGAGGGTACGGCGGAGCAGGTGAACCGGACCGAGCTGTTACAGCCCATGCTCGACAAGGGCCGGTCCATCGCGCGTTCGCCGGTCATCCTCGGCGCGGCCCCGGGAACCGAGGAGAAGCTGCGCAAGGACGGCGAGCCGAGCTGGACCATGCTCATCCCTGGCACCGCGGAGCGCAAGCGGCTCGGCGACACGATGGTCGTACGCCTGCCGACCCCGGGCCAGTACGCGTCCGGCCTCGCCGCCCTCAACGTGCTGGACGCGGTCGCCGACCTGCGCCCCGAGCTGATGGACGCGGTCCGCGACGCCGCCTTCGAGCTGCGCGACTCGATGATCGCCGACGAGCGGACCCTGTTCGACGTCTTCGCCAAGGACGCCGAGGACGACGACAAGGACAAGAAGGACAAGAAAGACAAGGACAAGGACGCCAAGGAGTACATCGTCGTCGCGAGCGAGCAGGCGATCTGGCGGTACAACCGCTCCACCACCGACAACCGGGTGATCGGCGTCTACCCGGCCGAGGGCGCGCTCGCACTCGACTACCCGTACGTGGTGACCTCCACCACCGCCACCGGCCGCCGCCTCGCCCAGCAGTTCTTCCAGGCGCTCACCTCGCCCGCGGGCCAGGAGGCGATCCGGGCGGCCGGCTTCCGTACCCCGGACGGCAAGGGCGGGCCGAGCCTGAGCTCGCGGACCGGGCTGCGGGCCAAGGAGCCGACCCGCATCCCGAACCCGGACGCGGCCACCACGCTGCGCGGCCTGCTCCAGGCCCGGCTGATCGTCGCCGACACCCGTGCCCTGCTGCTCATCGACGTCAGCGGGTCGATGGACCGCAAGGTGCCCGGCACGAAGCTGACCCGCGCCAAGGCGATCGTCCGGCTCGCCGAGGAGGGCGTGCAGGCCCTGCCGAAGGGCAGCGAGGTCGGCCTGTGGGTGTTCGCCTCGAAGCTCGACGGCGACAAGGACTACCGCGAGCTCGTGCCCATCGCCCCGCTCGACGAGAAGGTCGACGGCCGCACCCACAAGGACGCGGTGATCGAGGAGCTGCGGCGGCTGCCCCGCAAGACCAAGGGCGACACCGGCCTGTACGACTCGGTGCTCGCCGCCTTCCGCGCGGCCGCGGAGAACCCGGTGCCGAACAAGCTGACCTCGATCGTCGTGTTCACCGACGGCAAGAACGAGGACGACGACGGCATCTCGCTCAAGGAGCTGCTGTCGACGCTGCGCCGGGAGTTCGAGCCCACCCAGCCCGTCACCGTGTCGATCGTCGGCTACGGGCGCGGCATCGAGTACGACGAGCTGCGCCAGATCGCCGCCGCCACCAACGGCGTGGCCAAGGTCGCCAAGGACTTCGACGAGGCCGAGCGCATCTTCCTGTCGCTGATCGCCCAGCGCGCCTGCATGGAGTGCGAGGACGGCCAGGCCTCCGACTCCGACGGCTGA